One region of Jatrophihabitans cynanchi genomic DNA includes:
- a CDS encoding type IV toxin-antitoxin system AbiEi family antitoxin domain-containing protein: MHMTAYDDVLEVAVDNHGYVTTRDAVTAGIDPVVLRKLAAAGRLERTAQGVYRVPILAGGAHSAYAEAVAWTRGRGVISHESALDLVDLCDVNPPLIHLTVPSNYAPRRRGGDQYRVWRRTLDPASIIIYDGLPVVRPADSIRECLAYGTDAQLLRQASEAAVREGFLTRGERASLDAEIDSRRQAGGRRR; encoded by the coding sequence ATGCACATGACGGCGTATGACGACGTACTCGAGGTTGCGGTCGACAACCATGGCTACGTGACCACGCGCGATGCCGTCACCGCGGGTATCGATCCGGTCGTGCTGCGCAAACTGGCCGCAGCTGGCCGCCTGGAACGTACCGCGCAGGGCGTTTACCGGGTCCCGATCCTCGCCGGCGGCGCGCACTCCGCGTACGCGGAGGCCGTTGCCTGGACACGGGGGCGCGGAGTCATCTCGCACGAGTCGGCACTCGATCTGGTCGATCTGTGCGATGTGAACCCGCCACTGATCCACCTGACCGTGCCGAGCAACTACGCCCCACGTCGCCGAGGCGGCGATCAGTATCGCGTATGGCGGCGCACCCTGGACCCGGCGTCGATCATCATCTATGACGGGCTGCCGGTGGTGCGCCCGGCCGACTCGATCCGGGAATGTCTTGCCTACGGCACCGACGCGCAGTTGCTGCGACAAGCATCCGAGGCCGCGGTGCGCGAGGGATTCCTGACGCGAGGCGAGCGGGCGTCACTCGACGCAGAGATCGACTCGCGACGACAGGCAGGAGGTCGGCGACGATGA
- the mobF gene encoding MobF family relaxase, whose translation MVVIEWCWLMHGGMKTYRGSPAAARNYVEAGRGRADDYYLTEGAGIAERFAVSPDTGVRRLEPLTGAAYESWVAGVDPDTGVPKGRLRHDEKAVRFVEVVVNGPKSWSLAAELHPDISEAYDAAQERAATQIIAWLAQHATTRVGPRGAQVQVPVQQLEAVTVRHHTSRAGDPHRHLHLQINARVFAAGRWRGLHTVGVRDSLDAINGIGHAAVMTDPQFRQALARNGLTVNPDSGEVTELAEFVGPFSARAAQIGRNIERYEADWRAAHPGHEPGPALRRGWDTRAWAEDRPDKIVPRDGAELTGRWVEELRALGYRDSHVRGRVDAAAVGELDRDRAVSEVLARLAARRSGWNAADIRGEVEQLLARRNIVTEPGVRSELAEDLTARALAECVPLLDRLEVPEHIRALSSRQVLEVEADLTARLAARANTTQTTVREGREDALEDGFEGLDGAQREVVAALSGDRRLVVVEGAAGAGKTTTLAAARTAIDAQGARLMVVTPTLKAANVAARQVGSRASSAAWLAYQHGFRWDEHGNWTRLAVGEIDPHTGLAHAGPRLDARLRAGDLLLVDEAGMLDQDTARALLIIADEHQARLTFLGDRHQLPAVGRGGVLDLAARWSDPAGCLTLDTVHRFTCTGPDGARVSVPDEQYAQLSLAMRTGEDPGAVFDALLARDQIRVHAGDPDRVAALADTAVQALDAGSPAAVVADTREQVTGLNAAIRERLIALGLVDDRRTVTTRAGERIGVGDLIATRRNNTELGVANRDTWTLTQLAADGQVTVTGQHGDRTLPASYVREHVELAYASTVHGAQGETIDSAHLLLGEHTSAASAYVAMTRGRHTNTAHLVADSTQDAREQWLAAFGRDRADLGPAHAAQLAAQQASRYATGRPVEQVLVELRKEWDTEARCRERLDRAVPIRDQLSEIVVLRRDHSSQLAPLAAQYEEAKHAAADAAARAAHAAAAIAAQADHLRGRLQAQWDAQRDAARSQARIVLAGPGRLGLRLVAVNRATEQLARWSLSWQPILPDMPTSTRQIAYYANRYDNPASLHAAFERYAHEQAEQAHPDDGQLLAAVEATIREREHAWRQLHDTRRAHAAQLGRYGRLAHTENPGERIEQLDHDINHDRSHLATARARIAQLTAEPAIHSRPPEFLTTEHQSWKTDRDSEREAAQLIRAARAAAESEAAARERIRYTANQDRYQSPAPHHGPSIGR comes from the coding sequence TTGGTTGTTATTGAATGGTGTTGGTTAATGCACGGCGGGATGAAGACGTACCGGGGTTCACCGGCTGCTGCACGCAACTATGTGGAGGCCGGTCGGGGCCGCGCGGACGACTACTACCTGACCGAGGGCGCCGGGATCGCGGAGCGTTTTGCGGTCTCCCCAGATACCGGGGTGCGCCGGTTGGAGCCGTTGACCGGTGCGGCATACGAGAGCTGGGTGGCCGGGGTGGATCCGGACACTGGCGTACCGAAGGGCCGGCTGCGCCATGACGAGAAGGCGGTTCGGTTCGTCGAGGTCGTCGTGAACGGACCCAAGTCCTGGTCCCTGGCCGCAGAATTACATCCCGATATCTCGGAGGCCTATGACGCGGCGCAAGAGCGCGCCGCGACGCAGATTATCGCGTGGTTGGCGCAGCACGCGACCACCCGGGTGGGTCCACGGGGCGCGCAGGTGCAGGTGCCGGTGCAGCAGCTGGAGGCGGTGACGGTGCGGCACCACACGTCCCGGGCCGGGGATCCGCATCGGCATCTGCATCTGCAGATCAACGCCCGGGTGTTCGCCGCGGGACGCTGGCGCGGTCTGCACACGGTCGGGGTGCGTGACTCGTTGGATGCGATCAACGGTATCGGGCACGCCGCGGTCATGACCGATCCGCAATTTCGCCAGGCGCTCGCCCGCAACGGTCTGACCGTCAATCCCGACTCGGGCGAGGTCACCGAGCTGGCCGAATTCGTCGGTCCGTTCAGTGCCCGGGCGGCACAGATCGGCCGCAACATCGAGCGCTACGAAGCCGACTGGCGCGCCGCACACCCCGGACACGAACCCGGCCCCGCGCTGCGCCGCGGCTGGGATACGCGGGCCTGGGCAGAGGACCGTCCGGACAAGATCGTGCCGCGCGACGGGGCCGAGTTGACGGGGCGGTGGGTCGAGGAACTGCGTGCGCTCGGGTATCGGGACAGCCACGTGAGGGGGCGTGTGGATGCGGCTGCGGTCGGTGAGCTGGACCGCGACCGCGCAGTCAGCGAGGTGTTGGCACGGCTCGCGGCGCGCCGCTCGGGATGGAACGCCGCCGACATCCGCGGCGAGGTCGAGCAGCTGCTCGCGCGCCGCAACATCGTCACCGAACCCGGCGTGCGCAGCGAGTTGGCCGAGGATCTGACCGCCCGGGCGCTGGCCGAGTGCGTGCCGCTGCTCGACCGCCTTGAGGTTCCCGAGCACATCCGGGCACTCAGCTCCCGGCAGGTGCTCGAGGTCGAAGCCGACCTCACCGCTCGCCTTGCCGCACGCGCCAACACCACGCAGACCACTGTGCGGGAGGGCCGCGAAGACGCTCTTGAGGACGGTTTCGAGGGCCTTGACGGGGCACAGCGTGAGGTCGTCGCCGCGCTCAGCGGTGACCGCCGGCTGGTGGTCGTGGAGGGCGCCGCCGGAGCCGGGAAGACCACCACCCTGGCCGCCGCCCGCACCGCCATCGACGCGCAGGGCGCCCGGCTGATGGTGGTGACCCCGACGTTGAAAGCCGCCAACGTCGCCGCCCGGCAGGTCGGCTCGCGGGCGTCGTCGGCGGCGTGGCTGGCCTATCAGCATGGTTTCCGGTGGGACGAGCACGGTAACTGGACCCGCCTCGCCGTCGGCGAGATTGACCCGCACACCGGTCTCGCCCACGCTGGCCCGCGCCTGGACGCGAGGCTGCGTGCGGGCGATCTGCTGCTGGTGGACGAGGCCGGCATGCTCGATCAGGACACCGCCCGCGCGCTGCTGATCATCGCCGACGAGCACCAGGCGCGGCTCACCTTCCTGGGTGACCGGCACCAACTGCCGGCAGTCGGACGCGGTGGTGTGCTCGATCTCGCGGCCCGCTGGAGCGACCCCGCCGGCTGCCTCACGCTGGACACGGTGCACCGGTTCACCTGCACCGGTCCGGACGGCGCCCGGGTGAGCGTTCCGGACGAGCAGTACGCGCAGCTGAGTCTGGCGATGCGCACCGGCGAGGACCCGGGCGCGGTGTTCGACGCACTGCTGGCCCGCGATCAGATCCGGGTCCATGCCGGCGACCCGGATCGCGTCGCTGCGCTCGCCGACACCGCCGTCCAAGCCCTCGATGCCGGGTCGCCGGCAGCTGTCGTGGCCGACACCCGCGAACAGGTCACCGGGCTGAATGCGGCGATCCGTGAACGCCTGATCGCCCTCGGGCTCGTCGACGACCGGCGCACGGTTACGACTCGGGCGGGGGAGCGGATCGGGGTCGGGGACCTCATCGCGACCCGCCGCAACAACACCGAGCTGGGTGTCGCGAACCGCGACACCTGGACCCTCACCCAGCTCGCAGCGGACGGGCAGGTCACCGTTACCGGACAGCACGGCGACCGGACGCTGCCTGCGTCTTATGTGCGTGAGCATGTCGAGCTCGCCTACGCCAGCACGGTGCACGGCGCGCAGGGCGAGACCATCGACAGCGCGCACCTGCTGCTCGGTGAGCACACCAGCGCCGCGTCGGCCTACGTCGCGATGACCCGCGGCCGGCACACCAACACCGCCCACCTCGTCGCCGACAGCACCCAGGACGCGCGGGAGCAGTGGCTCGCGGCCTTCGGCCGCGACCGCGCCGACCTCGGTCCGGCCCACGCCGCACAGCTCGCCGCGCAGCAAGCGAGCCGGTACGCGACCGGCCGCCCTGTCGAACAAGTGCTGGTCGAGCTACGGAAGGAATGGGACACCGAGGCCCGCTGCCGTGAACGGCTCGACCGGGCCGTGCCGATCCGCGACCAGCTGAGCGAGATCGTGGTACTGCGCCGCGACCACAGCAGCCAACTCGCACCACTCGCGGCGCAGTACGAGGAGGCCAAACACGCCGCCGCCGACGCGGCCGCCCGCGCAGCGCACGCCGCGGCCGCCATCGCGGCCCAGGCCGATCACCTGCGCGGACGCCTTCAGGCCCAATGGGACGCCCAACGCGATGCGGCCCGCAGCCAGGCGCGGATCGTCTTGGCCGGTCCCGGCCGCCTTGGACTGCGGCTGGTCGCGGTGAACCGGGCCACCGAGCAGCTGGCCCGCTGGTCCCTGAGCTGGCAACCGATCCTGCCCGACATGCCCACCAGCACCCGCCAGATCGCCTACTACGCCAACCGCTACGACAACCCGGCCAGCCTGCACGCCGCCTTCGAGCGGTACGCCCACGAACAAGCCGAACAGGCCCACCCCGACGACGGGCAGCTGCTCGCCGCCGTCGAGGCGACCATTCGCGAGCGCGAGCACGCCTGGCGCCAGCTCCACGACACCCGCCGCGCGCACGCCGCGCAGCTCGGCCGGTACGGACGGCTGGCCCACACCGAGAACCCGGGCGAGCGGATCGAGCAACTCGACCACGACATCAATCACGACCGCTCCCACCTGGCTACCGCTCGGGCGCGCATCGCCCAGCTCACCGCCGAGCCCGCGATCCACAGCCGGCCACCGGAGTTCCTCACCACCGAACACCAGAGCTGGAAGACCGACCGCGACAGCGAACGCGAAGCCGCGCAACTCATCCGCGCGGCCCGCGCCGCCGCCGAATCCGAAGCAGCCGCCCGCGAGCGGATCCGCTACACCGCCAACCAGGACCGGTACCAGAGCCCAGCGCCGCACCACGGGCCCAGCATCGGCCGCTGA
- a CDS encoding IS256 family transposase — translation MAKRSRKDEPVPPARVAARKLVAEMAGQGWLDDLMSKVGDDGVALTGDGGFLPEMIKAVLERGLEAELTDHLGYERGDPAGAGSGNSRNGSTPKTLLTEVGPVDLDTPRDRVGSFTPRLVPKGTRRLGGLSDMIISLYAGGMTVRDIGHHLQRVYGTELSHDTISKITDEVLEEVKAWQTRPLDAVYPVIFIDALVVKVRDQNVVRNKACHVVIGVDTDGVKHVLGLWVQQQEGARFWNQVLGELRNRGVRDVLIACCDGLVGLPEAVESTWPQTVVQTCVVHLIRASLRYVSYNDRKAVAAALKPIYTAVNADAAFDELTTFADSELGKKYGATVAAWERAWDRFVPFLAFPLEVRKVIYTTNSIESLNYQLRKIIKNRGQFPNDDAIIKLIWLAILDIEDKRAALREKDKGKPANKRTAPPRLIEGATTTGWRAAINALDLAYPGRLPAGL, via the coding sequence ATGGCCAAGCGCAGCCGCAAGGACGAGCCGGTGCCACCGGCGCGGGTGGCGGCGCGCAAGCTGGTGGCCGAGATGGCCGGGCAGGGCTGGCTGGACGATCTGATGTCGAAGGTCGGTGACGACGGTGTCGCGTTGACCGGCGACGGCGGGTTCCTGCCGGAGATGATCAAGGCGGTGCTCGAGCGTGGACTCGAGGCCGAGCTCACCGATCACTTGGGCTACGAGCGTGGTGACCCGGCCGGGGCCGGGTCTGGCAACTCCCGTAACGGGTCGACGCCGAAGACGTTGTTGACCGAGGTCGGGCCGGTCGATCTGGACACGCCGCGGGATCGGGTCGGCAGCTTCACGCCCCGGCTGGTACCGAAGGGGACCCGCCGCCTCGGCGGCCTGTCGGACATGATCATCAGCCTCTATGCCGGTGGGATGACGGTGCGCGACATCGGCCACCACCTGCAGCGGGTCTATGGCACCGAGCTGTCCCATGACACGATCTCCAAGATCACCGACGAGGTCCTCGAAGAGGTCAAGGCCTGGCAGACCCGTCCCCTGGACGCGGTCTATCCGGTGATCTTCATCGACGCCCTGGTGGTGAAGGTCCGCGACCAGAACGTAGTGCGCAACAAGGCCTGTCACGTGGTGATCGGCGTCGATACCGACGGCGTGAAGCACGTGCTGGGCTTGTGGGTTCAGCAGCAAGAAGGCGCTCGGTTCTGGAACCAGGTGCTCGGCGAGCTGCGCAACCGCGGAGTGCGCGACGTGCTGATCGCCTGCTGCGACGGCCTGGTCGGGCTGCCAGAGGCGGTCGAGTCGACCTGGCCGCAGACAGTGGTGCAGACCTGCGTGGTCCACCTGATTCGCGCCTCGCTGCGTTACGTGTCCTACAACGACCGCAAGGCCGTCGCTGCGGCGCTCAAGCCGATCTACACCGCGGTCAACGCCGACGCCGCCTTCGACGAGCTCACCACGTTCGCCGACTCCGAACTCGGCAAGAAGTACGGCGCCACCGTCGCAGCGTGGGAACGAGCCTGGGACCGGTTCGTGCCGTTCCTGGCCTTCCCACTGGAGGTTCGCAAGGTCATCTACACCACCAACTCGATCGAGTCGTTGAACTACCAGCTCCGCAAGATCATCAAGAACCGTGGCCAGTTCCCCAATGACGACGCCATCATCAAGCTCATCTGGCTGGCCATCCTCGACATCGAAGACAAGCGCGCCGCTCTGCGAGAGAAGGACAAAGGCAAGCCGGCGAACAAGCGCACCGCCCCGCCCCGCCTGATCGAAGGCGCCACCACCACCGGCTGGCGCGCCGCCATCAACGCCCTCGACCTGGCCTACCCCGGCCGGCTCCCCGCCGGCCTCTAA
- a CDS encoding Mu transposase domain-containing protein: MTVAFGQTRRVGWDATISVDGAHYSVPHQHVDEWVWVRWAGDELVVTINEPAGAREIARHSRGRPSVIDARYPPDHPGRRAVPGDRTPRAANPAEEAFLAIGDGAWLIEAAATGASRVRSKMAEAVTFAKLHGSAAVDQALGTAALAGRFADRDLASILAHQQPGPTGPTTRASETHGLQPGTAG; encoded by the coding sequence GTGACGGTCGCGTTCGGGCAGACCCGCCGGGTCGGGTGGGACGCCACGATCAGCGTCGACGGCGCGCATTACTCGGTGCCGCACCAGCATGTCGATGAGTGGGTCTGGGTCCGGTGGGCCGGCGATGAACTCGTGGTCACCATCAACGAGCCGGCCGGAGCTCGCGAGATCGCCCGGCACTCGCGCGGGCGGCCGAGCGTCATCGACGCGCGCTACCCGCCCGATCACCCCGGGCGCCGGGCGGTGCCCGGTGACCGGACACCGCGGGCCGCGAACCCGGCCGAGGAAGCGTTTCTGGCCATCGGCGACGGGGCATGGTTGATCGAGGCCGCCGCCACCGGCGCGAGCAGGGTCCGGTCGAAGATGGCCGAGGCCGTCACCTTCGCCAAGCTGCACGGGTCCGCCGCAGTTGATCAGGCGCTGGGCACCGCTGCGCTGGCCGGCCGCTTCGCCGACCGCGATCTCGCCTCGATCCTGGCCCACCAGCAACCTGGGCCCACCGGCCCCACCACGCGGGCGAGCGAGACACACGGCCTGCAACCCGGCACCGCCGGCTGA
- a CDS encoding helix-turn-helix transcriptional regulator yields MNPQSHDERPHDPRGQNDQLLTITEAAELLRAPVATLRYWRHLGTGPRSFRVGRGVRYWRHDILDWLHHQSDDGPHAA; encoded by the coding sequence ATGAACCCGCAATCGCACGACGAGCGTCCCCACGACCCGCGCGGACAGAACGACCAACTGCTCACCATCACCGAAGCCGCCGAACTGCTGCGCGCACCCGTCGCGACCCTGCGCTACTGGCGCCACCTCGGCACCGGACCACGAAGCTTCCGAGTCGGCCGCGGCGTGCGCTACTGGCGCCACGACATCCTCGACTGGCTGCACCACCAAAGCGACGACGGACCCCACGCCGCCTGA
- a CDS encoding SigE family RNA polymerase sigma factor, with protein MGLDFETYVAQSRTGLLRLAIVVTDDRELAQDVVQEVLMKAGQRWAKIGRLDHPHAYVRRMLSNEIISWHRKWGRVESRPALELDRAIPDPAGAVDRREALLREVARLPVQQRSAIALRYFEDLSDEQIGVVLGCRPATVRAHLHRALKTLRVESTLEALNPIR; from the coding sequence GTGGGCTTGGACTTCGAGACCTATGTAGCGCAGTCGCGAACTGGCTTGCTGCGTCTGGCGATCGTCGTTACGGACGATCGTGAACTCGCCCAGGATGTGGTCCAAGAAGTGCTGATGAAGGCCGGCCAACGATGGGCCAAGATTGGCCGTCTCGACCACCCGCATGCGTACGTGCGGCGGATGCTGAGCAACGAGATCATTTCCTGGCACCGCAAATGGGGACGCGTGGAGAGCCGTCCTGCACTGGAACTCGATCGCGCAATTCCCGACCCGGCCGGGGCGGTGGATCGCCGAGAAGCGCTCCTGCGGGAGGTGGCACGGCTTCCCGTCCAGCAGCGAAGTGCGATCGCCCTACGCTATTTCGAAGATCTCTCTGATGAACAGATCGGCGTGGTGCTCGGCTGCCGTCCCGCGACGGTCCGGGCGCACCTTCATCGAGCGCTTAAGACTCTGCGCGTCGAATCCACGCTCGAAGCACTGAACCCGATTCGCTGA